One genomic window of Branchiostoma lanceolatum isolate klBraLanc5 chromosome 5, klBraLanc5.hap2, whole genome shotgun sequence includes the following:
- the LOC136434586 gene encoding dnaJ homolog subfamily C member 2-like has protein sequence MLPEAQEGEETMVVARLSAPATIRVEPVGKWFEAYAHRYRHKKTLSQHESVGSSSSSEEDEEDLRDEDFKEDPMLTSLDPKDVKTQDHYAVLGIAKLRYRATHAQIKQAYKRIVLKHHPDKRRQAGKPVKEGDDDYYSCITKAYQLLSNKVSRRSFDSVDPQFDDFVPPNNSNSKENFFEVFGPVISSNARWSVKKPVPKLGTMDSTYEEVDHFYSFWYDFYSWREFSYLDEEDKEKGEDREERRWIEKQNKAARQKRKKEEVSRILKLVDNAYACDPRIKKFKDDEKRKKEEEKKAKKDAARKIAEEKERQRQAELEAERKQKEKEEEEAKAKALIAKKEKEAAKKQLKKERKRLRDLCKTNDYYVEGESDTVTMMESIEKLCNKLEIASLQDLNTAMAKGGREEAKAVLDKQIEEMDADIRREEEERIAAERRKQQESVRAKEKGGSGKPWSPEDLALLVKAVKTFPAGTVSRWEVIANFINDHTGTDIKRTAKEVLNKTKTLQKTEDSRTLRTEVNKAAYERLEKSTTEAASIKKAEDAGISERFDDPSVYQFKTGPWSADEQRCLEQALRTYPAGTGDRWDLIAEAVPGRSKKDCMVRYKELVELVKAKKAAQAAAKK, from the exons ATGTTACCAGAAGCGCAGGAAGGAGAAGAGACGATGGTGGTCGCCAGACTTTCGG CCCCCGCCACCATCCGTGTGGAGCCCGTGGGAAAGTGGTTCGAGGCGTACGCCCATCGCTACCGTCACAAGAAGACGCTGTCGCAGCACGAGTCGGTCGGCAGCAGCAGTTCGTCGGAGGAAGACGAGGAAGACCTCCGAGACGAGGACTTCAAGGAAGACCCGATGCTGACCTCGCTCGACCCCAAGGACGTGAAG ACCCAGGACCACTATGCTGTGTTGGGGATAGCCAAGCTGAGATACAGAGCTACTCATGCACAGATTAAGCAAGCCT ACAAGCGTATCGTGTTGAAACACCATCCCGACAAACGTAGGCAGGCGGGAAAGCCCGTCAAGGAAGGCGACGACGACTACTACTCCTGCATCacaaaag CATACCAGCTCCTCAGTAACAAAGTGTCCAGACGATCGTTCGACAGCGTTGATCCTCAGTTTGACGACTTTGTCCCGCCCAACAACTCTAACTCAAAAGAGAACTTCTTTGAAGTTTTTGGGCCAGTCATTTCAAGCAATGCTAG ATGGTCAGTAAAGAAACCAGTTCCCAAACTCGGCACCATGGACTCTACATATGAGGAGGTTGATCACTTCTACTCCTTTTG GTATGATTTTTACTCCTGGAGAGAATTTTCCTACCTGGATGAAGAAGACAAAGAGAAAGGGGAAGA TCGTGAGGAGAGGAGATGGatagagaaacaaaacaaagcggCTCGACAGAAGAGGAAAAAGGAAGAAGTGTCCAGAATACTGAAGCTAGTCG ATAATGCCTACGCATGTGACCCAAGAATAAAGAAGTTCAAAGATGAcgagaagagaaagaaagaagaagagaaaaaggCAAAGAAAGACGCAGCAAgaaagattgcagaagaaaaggaACGG CAAAGACAAGCAGAGCTGGAAGCTGAGAGGaaacagaaagaaaaggaagaagaggaagctAAGGCCAAG GCGTTAATAGCCAAGAAAGAGAAGGAAGCAGCCAAGAAACAACTTAAGAAGGAGAGGAAAAGACTGAGGGATCTTTGTAAG ACCAACGACTACTATGTAGAGGGGGAGAGTGACACAGTAACCATGATGGAGTCCATTGAGAAGCTCTGTAACAAACTGGAGATTGCAAG CCTGCAGGACCTGAACACAGCCATGGCTAAGGGTGGCAGAGAAGAGGCCAAGGCAGTGCTAGACAAACAG ATAGAGGAAATGGACGCAGACATCCGTCGTGAGGAGGAGGAGCGTATCGCTGCGGAGAGAAGGAAGCAGCAGGAGTCGGTACGAGCCAAGGAGAAGGGCGGGTCAGGCAAGCCGTGGTCTCCCGAGGACCTGGCACTACTCGTCAAGGCTGTCAAGACGTTTCCTGCTGGGACGGTGTCACG GTGGGAGGTCATTGCAAATTTCATCAACGACCACACCGGCACAGACATCAAGAGAACTGCTAAGGAGGTCTTGAACAAGACGAAAACTCTACAGAAAACAG AGGATTCGCGCACTTTGCGGACAGAGGTGAACAAAGCCGCCTACGAACGACTTGAGAAGTCCACCACGGAAGCGGCGTCCATAAAGAAAGCGGAGGACGCTGGGATATCTGAGAGGTTTGATG ACCCGTCGGTGTACCAGTTCAAGACAGGCCCGTGGAGCGCGGATGAACAGAGGTGCCTGGAGCAGGCCCTGCGGACCTACCCTGCTGGGACAGGCGACAGATGGGACCTGATCGCCGAGGCCGTCCCGGGGCGGAGCAAGAAAGACTGTATGGTCAGATATAAG GAGCTTGTGGAGCTGGTTAAGGCCAAGAAAGCAgcgcaggcagctgcaaagaaATAA
- the LOC136434587 gene encoding ADP-ribosyl-[dinitrogen reductase] glycohydrolase-like isoform X1 produces MGAVLSTDATTDSEVKTVAMSLEDRVYGTIYGNCIGDAIGLLTEFLSKEEAFQCYGSKKLEYSMKVKDGHRVRWNIGDWTDDSDQMILIILALIENRERKVTIATQQDFARRMRKWMQKGFPELGDWGGCGIGGTTLQVLTMDMFTTDPEQASRTVWERSGKMLAPNGGVMRTSILGVHQYQDLDAVIHNTEKLCRVTHADPRCIASCVAVTTAIAMMLQGKHWKEDGTIDVGGITSDSFEYAKKYLVADDGTEDSTAVQELQFHMEAEKLSYLKLDERRKIGYTYKTMGAGFWSLRQNDFRKALTELIMEGGDADTNGAVAGALLGCKLGVKGLPKSWRDKLCYKQWLDEQVIDKYLETFPLVQPTTASGNGAHLPNMEAQVHDNKENAESGERSEVEKGRKEEADSEKETKEESSKDNGTKVTDTSKGVQMETAV; encoded by the exons ATGGGAGCA GTGCTGTCAACTGATGCAACAACAGATTCTGAAGTGAAGACTGTAGCCATGAGTCTAGAGGATAGAGTGTACGGTACCATATATGGAAACTGTATTGGGGATGCTATTGGGCTCCTTACAGAGTTCCTCAGCAAGGAAGAAGctttccag TGCTACGGCAGTAAGAAGTTGGAGTATTCCATGAAAGTGAAGGACGGGCACCGCGTCCGCTGGAACATCGGAGACTGGACGGACGACAGCGACCAGATGATTCTCATCATTCTTGCTCTGATTGAGAACAGAGAGAGAAAg GTAACCATAGCGACCCAGCAGGACTTTGCCCGTCGGATGAGAAAGTGGATGCAGAAAGGTTTCCCCGAGCTGGGAGACTGGGGAGGCTGTGGGATCGGGGGGACTACACTACAGGTCCTCACCATGGACATGTTCACTACAGACCCAGAGCAG GCGTCTCGTACAGTTTGGGAAAGATCTGGAAAGATGCTGGCTCCCAACGGAGGCGTGATGCGTACGTCCATCCTGGGTGTACATCAGTACCAGGACCTGGACGCTGTCATACACAACACCGAGAAACTCTGCAGGGTCACACATGCCGACCCAag GTGTATTGCCTCGTGCGTTGCCGTGACAACAGCCATTGCTATGATGCTGCAAGGGAAACATTGGAAAGAAGACGGGACCATAGATGTCGGAGGTATCACCAGCGACAGCTTTGAATATGCCAAGAAATATCTGGTAGCTGATGACGGAACAGAAGACAGTACTGCA GTCCAAGAACTCCAGTTCCACATGGAGGCTGAGAAGCTTTCGTATCTGAAGCTAGACGAGCGGCGCAAGATCGGCTACACGTACAAGACCATGGGCGCCGGGTTCTGGTCGCTGCGACAGAACGACTTCAGGAAGGCTCTGACAGAACTGATCATGGAG GGCGGTGATGCGGACACTAACGGTGCTGTAGCCGGGGCCCTGCTGGGGTGTAAGCTGGGTGTGAAGGGTCTGCCCAAGTCATGGAGGGACAAACTCTGCTACAAACAGTGGCTGGACGAGCAGGTCATAGACAA GTACTTGGAAACATTCCCTCTCGTACAACCAACAACTGCCAGTGGTAACGGCGCCCACCTCCCCAACATGGAGGCACAAGTTCACGATAACAAGGAGAACGCAGAAAGTGGCGAAAGAAGCGAAGTcgagaaaggaaggaaggaagaggcTGACAGTGAAAAGGAAACGAAAGAAGAATCCAGCAAGGACAATGGCACCAAGGTAACAGACACCTCAAAGGGAGTACAGATGGAAACTGCAGTGTAA
- the LOC136434587 gene encoding ADP-ribosyl-[dinitrogen reductase] glycohydrolase-like isoform X2 yields the protein MSLEDRVYGTIYGNCIGDAIGLLTEFLSKEEAFQCYGSKKLEYSMKVKDGHRVRWNIGDWTDDSDQMILIILALIENRERKVTIATQQDFARRMRKWMQKGFPELGDWGGCGIGGTTLQVLTMDMFTTDPEQASRTVWERSGKMLAPNGGVMRTSILGVHQYQDLDAVIHNTEKLCRVTHADPRCIASCVAVTTAIAMMLQGKHWKEDGTIDVGGITSDSFEYAKKYLVADDGTEDSTAVQELQFHMEAEKLSYLKLDERRKIGYTYKTMGAGFWSLRQNDFRKALTELIMEGGDADTNGAVAGALLGCKLGVKGLPKSWRDKLCYKQWLDEQVIDKYLETFPLVQPTTASGNGAHLPNMEAQVHDNKENAESGERSEVEKGRKEEADSEKETKEESSKDNGTKVTDTSKGVQMETAV from the exons ATGAGTCTAGAGGATAGAGTGTACGGTACCATATATGGAAACTGTATTGGGGATGCTATTGGGCTCCTTACAGAGTTCCTCAGCAAGGAAGAAGctttccag TGCTACGGCAGTAAGAAGTTGGAGTATTCCATGAAAGTGAAGGACGGGCACCGCGTCCGCTGGAACATCGGAGACTGGACGGACGACAGCGACCAGATGATTCTCATCATTCTTGCTCTGATTGAGAACAGAGAGAGAAAg GTAACCATAGCGACCCAGCAGGACTTTGCCCGTCGGATGAGAAAGTGGATGCAGAAAGGTTTCCCCGAGCTGGGAGACTGGGGAGGCTGTGGGATCGGGGGGACTACACTACAGGTCCTCACCATGGACATGTTCACTACAGACCCAGAGCAG GCGTCTCGTACAGTTTGGGAAAGATCTGGAAAGATGCTGGCTCCCAACGGAGGCGTGATGCGTACGTCCATCCTGGGTGTACATCAGTACCAGGACCTGGACGCTGTCATACACAACACCGAGAAACTCTGCAGGGTCACACATGCCGACCCAag GTGTATTGCCTCGTGCGTTGCCGTGACAACAGCCATTGCTATGATGCTGCAAGGGAAACATTGGAAAGAAGACGGGACCATAGATGTCGGAGGTATCACCAGCGACAGCTTTGAATATGCCAAGAAATATCTGGTAGCTGATGACGGAACAGAAGACAGTACTGCA GTCCAAGAACTCCAGTTCCACATGGAGGCTGAGAAGCTTTCGTATCTGAAGCTAGACGAGCGGCGCAAGATCGGCTACACGTACAAGACCATGGGCGCCGGGTTCTGGTCGCTGCGACAGAACGACTTCAGGAAGGCTCTGACAGAACTGATCATGGAG GGCGGTGATGCGGACACTAACGGTGCTGTAGCCGGGGCCCTGCTGGGGTGTAAGCTGGGTGTGAAGGGTCTGCCCAAGTCATGGAGGGACAAACTCTGCTACAAACAGTGGCTGGACGAGCAGGTCATAGACAA GTACTTGGAAACATTCCCTCTCGTACAACCAACAACTGCCAGTGGTAACGGCGCCCACCTCCCCAACATGGAGGCACAAGTTCACGATAACAAGGAGAACGCAGAAAGTGGCGAAAGAAGCGAAGTcgagaaaggaaggaaggaagaggcTGACAGTGAAAAGGAAACGAAAGAAGAATCCAGCAAGGACAATGGCACCAAGGTAACAGACACCTCAAAGGGAGTACAGATGGAAACTGCAGTGTAA